Proteins from one uncultured Anaeromusa sp. genomic window:
- a CDS encoding rubrerythrin, producing MSNLKGTKTEANLQAAFAGESQARNKYTYYAAAAKKEGLNQIAALFEETANNEKEHAKIWFKLLHDGMPKTAENLLDAAEGENYEWTDMYASFAKTAKEEGFEKIAYLFEAVGEIEKEHEERYRKLLANLKDETVFARPEEQRWQCANCGHIHVGTKAPTLCPVCDHPQAHFQILATNY from the coding sequence ATGAGCAATTTAAAAGGAACGAAGACAGAAGCAAATTTGCAGGCAGCGTTTGCCGGCGAGAGCCAAGCTCGCAATAAGTATACTTACTATGCAGCGGCGGCTAAAAAAGAAGGGTTGAATCAAATTGCCGCTCTTTTTGAAGAAACCGCGAACAATGAGAAAGAGCACGCCAAAATCTGGTTTAAGCTGCTTCATGACGGTATGCCGAAAACCGCCGAGAATTTACTAGATGCTGCAGAGGGCGAAAACTACGAGTGGACTGATATGTACGCTTCTTTTGCCAAAACTGCCAAAGAAGAAGGTTTTGAGAAAATTGCTTATCTTTTTGAAGCAGTGGGTGAAATCGAAAAAGAACACGAAGAGCGTTATCGCAAGTTGTTGGCTAACTTGAAGGACGAAACCGTTTTTGCGCGTCCCGAAGAGCAGCGCTGGCAATGCGCTAACTGCGGCCATATTCACGTAGGAACCAAAGCGCCCACACTTTGCCCTGTTTGCGATCATCCCCAGGCGCATTTCCAAATTCTCGCGACCAACTACTAA
- a CDS encoding desulfoferrodoxin family protein, whose translation MNESVVLYQCPDCGYIVEVVNPGSPDLICSGEAFAATCVEVAAGLECCGKKMIKLEPNTVEASQEKHLPVAEWLATGQVAVKVGEAAHPMAPEHWIRWIWAVADGQVQRVELEPEQSPEAVFNVKGAGEVALYAYCNLHGLWKTLL comes from the coding sequence ATGAATGAGTCAGTGGTTTTGTACCAATGCCCGGATTGCGGTTATATTGTGGAGGTTGTGAACCCGGGAAGCCCGGACCTGATTTGCAGCGGCGAAGCGTTTGCCGCCACCTGTGTGGAAGTGGCCGCCGGGTTGGAGTGTTGCGGCAAGAAGATGATCAAGCTAGAACCTAATACAGTGGAGGCTTCCCAGGAAAAGCATCTGCCTGTGGCCGAGTGGCTCGCAACAGGGCAAGTAGCGGTCAAGGTGGGAGAAGCAGCTCACCCGATGGCGCCGGAGCATTGGATTCGCTGGATTTGGGCCGTGGCTGACGGTCAGGTGCAACGGGTGGAACTGGAGCCGGAACAAAGCCCGGAGGCAGTCTTCAATGTGAAGGGAGCCGGGGAGGTTGCCCTTTATGCCTACTGTAATTTACATGGTCTATGGAAAACACTGCTTTAA
- a CDS encoding YeiH family protein has protein sequence MKQMPGIVLALLLAVPAWLLGQAVPLVGGPVFAILLGILLAGWKRPESVEPGLRFTGKKVLQLSIVLLGFEMNLHYVLQVGGQSLVIIVATLSAAFLTAWLVGRWLRLPGDTTILIGVGTAICGGSAIAATAPVIGAKTQDVTYSISTIFLFNIVAVFLFPFLGHLLGLGDAGFGMWAGTAINDTSSVVAAGYSYSDAAGSYATIVKLTRTLMIIPITLALGLYQAKKSRQAGEGFSLGRVFPLFVLGFLAASIVSTSGVLGETAAHFLGETGKFCIAVAMAAIGLNTRLRELLKNGLAPILLGLACWAAVAIVSLLCQHMIGLW, from the coding sequence ATGAAACAAATGCCGGGAATTGTGTTGGCGCTGCTTTTGGCAGTGCCGGCGTGGCTGTTAGGACAGGCGGTTCCGTTGGTAGGAGGTCCTGTTTTTGCGATTTTGCTGGGGATCTTGCTGGCTGGTTGGAAGCGTCCCGAGAGTGTGGAACCGGGACTGCGTTTTACCGGCAAGAAAGTGCTGCAACTGTCGATAGTCTTGTTGGGCTTTGAAATGAATCTGCATTATGTCTTACAGGTGGGCGGGCAGTCGCTGGTGATTATTGTGGCGACCTTGAGCGCGGCCTTTTTGACGGCTTGGCTGGTAGGACGCTGGCTGCGTTTGCCGGGAGATACGACGATTCTTATCGGCGTGGGCACTGCGATTTGCGGCGGTTCGGCTATTGCCGCAACAGCCCCGGTGATTGGCGCTAAGACTCAGGATGTAACCTATTCGATTTCGACGATTTTTCTTTTCAATATTGTCGCGGTATTTCTGTTTCCTTTTTTAGGACATCTGTTGGGTTTGGGAGATGCAGGCTTTGGCATGTGGGCCGGCACCGCCATTAACGATACCTCCTCCGTGGTGGCGGCAGGCTATTCCTACAGCGACGCTGCGGGCAGCTACGCTACAATCGTTAAGCTGACGCGAACGCTGATGATTATCCCAATTACCTTAGCGCTTGGTTTATATCAGGCAAAAAAATCCAGGCAAGCAGGAGAAGGGTTTTCCTTAGGTCGCGTTTTCCCGCTTTTTGTTTTGGGTTTCCTGGCCGCTTCTATTGTTAGCACCAGCGGTGTTTTGGGAGAAACAGCGGCGCATTTTCTGGGGGAGACGGGGAAATTCTGTATTGCCGTAGCCATGGCGGCCATTGGCCTGAATACGCGTCTTAGAGAACTGCTTAAAAACGGCTTAGCGCCTATTTTGCTCGGTTTGGCCTGCTGGGCGGCGGTTGCGATAGTGTCGCTTCTTTGTCAGCATATGATTGGTTTGTGGTAG